The Streptomyces sp. NBC_00569 genomic sequence ATGAAGGCACGAACCAGGTCCAGCGCATCGTGATGGCCAGGAACTTGCCTTCATAGGGTTCTCGCAGGGCAAGGCGCTTTATGACGCTCGTGGGCGCTGATCGACTTCCGGTCCGTTCCGGTCCGTTCGGGTCCGCTTCGGGCTGATCGCGGGCGCCATGGTGGGGAAATCCTGGGCTGACACTGGGCTCTGAGGCGCTTCTGAACTGCACAAATGCAACGGCCCCCGGCGTGCCGGGGGCCGTTCGCGTGGGCTCCGGCGCGTGGGTGGCTTGCCCTGGTGGTACTCAAAGCCTGTCTCCAGGCCTGGCGAGCGAAGCCCACAGGGGCACCCCTCGGGCGGTCGCCTGAAAGTCTTCACATGAGGGACGTGTCACCCGCCAAGCGTTTTGGCGTGTTCATTACCGTCGCTTGCTACCTTTGTCTGTTGGCGGGTTCGCGGCGATGTGCGGCTTTGAGGGCTTGGGCAGTGCGATGTCGCCGCGGGCGCGCAGGTGTACGCGTGCACACGGGGGACGGGGACGTTCATGGCATGGGACGAGTGGGAACAGCTGAAAGCCGAGGCGGCGGAGCGGCACCGGAACGCAGCCGGTGCATCCGATCAGCCCTCGGCGCAGATGCGGCTCAATCAGCTGGCCGCCCCGGACGGCGGCGGGGGCCGCCCGGACATCGACATCAAGCACAAGGGCGTGCACGGTGCGGCCGACGACACCGAGACCCTGTCGCACGATGCCATGAAGCGGCTGAGTCATGCTCTCGACACCAGCGACGAGGTGTACACGGCCCACTACGGCAACGGCTGGCTGAGCCCCGTCCAGCTGCAGGTGTGTGCCCTGAACTGGGAGGAACACATGGTGTCCCTCGCCAGGCAAATGGGTGATCTCAGTGCGAAGTTGAGGGATTCGGCCAACGGTCTCCGTGGCGCGGACCTCGAAGCTGAGGCTCGGTTGCGGGCCGCCGTCCAAGATCTGCGGAAGGCGTGAGCATGGTTTCGTACGAAGGCATCAACAACGCCCGCCCGAGCAAGTGGAAGACGGCTTCGGACGAATGGCACTCCCTGGCCGGGTACGCGCTGGCCGCCGCGAAGGACCTGCGCGACTACGGGGTCAAGCCGCTGGCCGAGAACTGGACCGACGAGGTGGGGAAGGCCGCCGCGGGCAAGTTTGAGAAGTTGGCCAACCAGTTCGAGGTGGCCTACGACATTCTGCTCGCCGTCAACATGGTTGCCGACGGCATGACCACCGCCATCGAGACCGCCCACAGCACCATGCGCGAGGCGCAGCAGCTGGCCGACCAGTACGGCCTGACGATCGGCGTCGACGGCACTATCACCGGCCCGCCGGTGCGCAACCGTACCGAGGCCGAGGAGTTGGGCCCGTACCGCTCGCAAGTGCTGGACCTCATCAATCAGGCTGTCGAGCAGGTGACGACCGCCGACAAGCTCGCCGCCGCCGAGTTCACCAAGCTCGCGAACCAGACGGGTCTGACCGACCCCGACAAAGCGCTCAACGAACTGCAGACCCACGCCTCGCACGTGCAGATGGAGATGCTGGCCGCCGACATACCCGTTGGGCAGGACCCGACGACGGTCCGTCAGTGGTGGGGCGGTCTGACCCCCCAGCAGCGCAAGGACATGATGCTGGCCGAGCCGGTCCTCATAGCCAATCTCGACGGCATCCCGGAGGACGTGCGCACGGATCTGCGTGGCAACGGCAAGTACGACCGCGTGAAGCTGGTCCAGTACGCCCTGGACAACTGGGACAAGGGTGACCCCACCGACTTCGGAAACAACTGCACCAACTTTGTCTCCAACGCGCTGCACGCCGCAGGGATGAAGGAGAAGACGTCGTTCTGGGAGGGCACCACCGACGACGACAGCTGGATGATCGGCAACCGGACAGGCAACGACTGGATCGACAAGAAGCTGGCCTACTCGGACAACTGGACTGCCGCCGAGAACAATCAGAATTTCATGCTCCAGCACGGTGGGCAGGAGGTCTCGCGCGCCGACGTGAAGCCGGGAGACATCCTCTACTACGAACAGTCCGGCCCGAACGACTCGATCGAGAAGGGCAACACGCACCACGCGGCGATCGTCACGGCGGTCATGCCGGACGGTGAGATCAAGTACACCCAACACACCGACTCGTACCAGAACGTCAGTCTCGAAGGCCGGATCAACGCCACAGAGAAGCATGAAGGTGCGCAGAACGTCCGCATTGTCCGCCCCAACCCTGACTGGTACTGATGGCAACGATGAACCCCACCACCTCCCGCAGCCGCAACGGCCTCCTCGTCGCCGCCGTCGTCCTGGCCGTCATATCGGCCGGGCTGTTGGCCGCTCATATCTCCTTCGACGGGGACACGTTCCAGAACTGCGAGTACCTGGGACCTTCGACGCGGATGTACGTCACCGCGTGGGCAGGGCCCTTGTGCAGCGTGGCCGCGCTGGTGCTCACCTGCCGCCGTACCTCGCGCTTCACCGGTGCTCAGGTGGCGCTTGTCTGTGTGGTTGCGCTGGTGCTGTTCGTCCAGCTCTTCGCGCTGTACTGGGTATACGCGCCGGATCCGAGCGGCGGCGCCGGCTGCTCGGGCCTCAGCCTCCTCACGTCACAGGGCATCCGGCTGACCTGAAGGTCATACCCGAGGTCATGAAGTCCGACCTTGTCTCAAGCGGTCGCGTTCCAGAGTTGCCCGGACCACACCGCACAAGCTCGGCGAACCGCTTGAGATCGGCATACCGGATTCACGCAGCTTGGCGGAGATCAGCAACCGGTCGACATCGGTGGCGGAATATCTTCGCTGACCGCCCGCGGCGCGCTGAACCGGTCCGATCAGCAGGCACTCGCGTTCGTAGAAGCGCAGCGCGTGAAGGCTGAGTGCGGGCCGCTCGGCCACCGCGCCGATGCCCATGGACGACGGCGGCGTCCGCGAGTGCGCCGTCGCCCCCGACGCTGCCGCACGCATCTGGGACCTGTCCGTCGCGGCAACCGGTGTCACCTCGATCACTCGATGAACCCGCCGGAGTGGCCAACTCCCAATGCGCCAAGGACCGTACGCGCTCCGTGGCGTGTGTCGTACGCTGTGCGCCTGTGGTCGCGTCCTGCGGGGCGCGGGCCGCGTGAGGCCGGGGGGCCGCCGTACCTGCGGGCCGGCTCGTGACGCGCACTCCCGGTGCTCACGAGGGAGTTGGGGGATGGTCATGGGGGGCCTGACGGACCGGCACGTGGTCGGCCAGCGGATCGGTGACCTCGCCGATGAACGCGGGCTCGCACCGAGAGCCGAGGAACTCCAGGCGCTGGCCAAGGCGTTGCGTGCCGCGGACACCGACGGCCTCGGTACCTGGGCGGACCTCGATCTGCTCGCCGCGTACGGGCGGCCCGAGAGCGTGGCGGTCGACCCGGCCGTCGAACACAAGGCGTGGGGCTGGCTGGAGGCCGGGCTCGGCGCGCTGGTCTTCCTGCCGCTGCTGTTCACCTGGCACGGTCTGACCGAGGCGTCCAGCGCGTACGGGGCCCTGACGGGCGACAACCCGAAGGCCGCGGCGCGGCCCTTCCTCCAGCTGTGGCAGTCCGGGTTCGAGGGGCACCTCGCCGGGCTCTACACGTTCGGCACGGTCGCGATGAGCGCGACGGTCGCGATCGCCGTGCTGTTCGCGCTGGCGCTCGTGCACAGCTTCCGCAGGGCGGCGGTCGACCGTCGCGAGGAGGCTGCGCGCCGTGCCGCCGAGCAGCTGATGGCCCGTCTGGTGCCGGCCCTCAGCCGTGCCCAGCTCGTCCTCAACGAACACCGGATGTCGTCGCCGGTCAGGTTCGCCGCCGAGCTGACGGGCGCCGCCAAGACGCTGACCCGGCTCGGCAACCGGGCCGCGAAGACCAACGCCGAACTCGCCGCCGCCGCCGAGACGGTCGGTGCGGCGCTCAAGGAGGCGGAGCGCCAGCTGGGCGCGGTCGGCACCTCCGTACGGCCGCTGGAGGAGGCCGCCGGACGGATCGAGACGGCCGTCAGCGGCAGCGGCGCGATGGTGCGCGAGGCGCTGGAGGAGGTCCGGGCGGTGAACGGCGAGGTCCGCGACAGCCTCGGCAGGGCCGGGGAGCGTGTCGAGGACTCCGTGACCGTACTTGCCGCCTCGCAGCGGTCGTTCACGACCGGCATCGAAATCGCCGCCGATGTGTCGGCGCAGGTTCTGGGGCGTCTCGACGCCGCCGCGGAGGAGTCCGCGCGACTGTTCGCCGCCGCCGAGGAGGCGGTACGGGAGTCCAGGAAGGTGGCGGAGGAGACGCAGGACGCCGTCCGGGACTCGCAGAGCGCCGCGCAGGAGACCCGGACCGTGGTGCGGGCGATGGCCCAGCAGGCCGGTGCCCTGCGCGAGACCGCCGAGAAGTTCGCGCAGCTCGTGGCGGGGGTGCAGCACTCCGGGGGAGTCGGCCTGCCCGTCCCCCGGCCGCCGGAGGGCGCGCCGCCGGCGCCGCCCGTCGCGTCGTGGCCCGCGCGCGGTGTCGATCTCGGCAAGCCCGGTGACGCGGGTGAGGCCAGGGCACACTCCGTCGAGGACGCCGTGCCGGGCCGGCCGGGCCCCGCGGGATGAGGGCGCGCAGGTTCAACCCGCTGCACCTGGCGGGCTGGCTCTTCGCCGACATGCTGCTGGTCCTCGCGCTCGTCGCGATGGGCGACCAGGGCGACCCTCAGGCCGCGGAGGCCCGACCGGCGCCCTCGGCGTCCGCGAGCGGGCAGCCCACACCGTCGAAGAGCCCTGAGCACAAGGGCCCGCGCGCGGTGACCCGTACGCCCGTCAAGGTGTCCATCGACGCCGCTCAGGGGGACCGGGACCGCATCGAGAAGCGGCTGCGCGCGGTGACGGAGAAGTACCGGGGACGGCAGGCGGCGTTCGTCCTCACCTTCGGCCGCAACAGCGACCCGGGCGCCGGCGGCGCGTACGCCCACCAGGTCAACTCGCTGCTGGCGAAGGCCCGTCCGGACATGTTCAGGAACGCGACCACCCGCGACTTCTGGAAGGGCGCGGCCACCGGGGGCCATGCCGACATCGAGATCTACTTCTACACCTACGCGAACTGACGACAGGCTTTCCGGAGGCACGAGGCCATGCAGATTCTGCCGTTCTACCTGCTGTGCGACGAGTCGGGCTCGATGACGGGGGACCCGATCGAGGCGATCAACAGCGCATTGCCCGAGCTTCACCACGAGATCAGCACCAATCCGACGGTCGCCGACAAGACCCGGTTCTGCCTGATCGGATTCTCCGACGACGCGAAGGTGCTGCAGCCCCTGGTCGACCTGAGTGACATCGAGGAGGTCCCGGCGCTCGCCGCGGGCGGACTGACGTCGTACGGCGCGGCCTTCCGCGAGCTCCTGCGCTGCGTCGAGGCGGACGTCGCGTCGCTGAAGGCGCAGGGGCACGAGGTGTACCGGCCGGTCGCGTTCTTCCTGTCCGACGGCATTCCGACCGACGACGGCTGGGAGCGGGACCACAAGGACCTGCTCGGCTCGAAGTACGCCCCGAAGATCATCGCCTTCGGGATCGGTGACGCGGAGGCCGCGACGATCGGGCAGGTGGCGAACTTCCGCGCGTTCATGCAGCAGGACTCGACCGTGTCTCCGGCGAAGGCCCTGCGGGAGTTCGCGTCCAGCCTGACCCGTTCCATCGTCCGGTCGGCGAGCAGCATCCCGGCCGGCGGCGGGAGCGGTTTCACCCTGGCCGTGGACGAGACCGTCCCGGGCTTCTCCACCGTCTCCCTCGACAAGCTGTGAGCGAAGGGCGTACGCGGATGAACGAGAGCGAGGAAGCGGCCCGGCTGCACTGGACGCCGACCGACCCGCACGGCTTCGTGGTGTCGGACGGCACCCCGCCGGTGCGGGACGACTCCTCGCCGGTGCGGGACGACTACGAGCTGCCGGCGCCGGTGCAGGGCGCCGACGGCCCGGCCCTCACGGCGGCTCCAGCCCCCGCTCTCGGCGCGCCCGCCCACAGCGGTCCGAAGGCGCCGAGCTATCCGCCGGTCCCACAGGGACTGCCCGCCGTGACAGGGGACCTGGCGGCGGCCGTGCTGCCGGACATCGTTCTCGACGGTGCCGCGTACCCGGGACTGAGCGTCCGCGCCGCCTCCGTACGCGGGGACTCCCACCGCTATGCCGGGGAGCCGCGGCAGGACGCGCTGTGCGTGACCCGCATCGGTGGCGGCGAGCAGGGCGGTGAGCTGCTGATGCTCGCGGTCGCCGACGGAGTGGGCTCGGCCCCGCGCTCACACGTCGGGTCCAACGAGGCCTGCCGCCTGGCCGCGCGCTACCTCGACCACTCCACGTCCCTGCACGAGTCGATCCGCACCGGCGACGCCGAGCGGTTCCAGCACACGGCGGACGCCGTGGTGCGCCAGATCGGCAACCTGCTGGGTG encodes the following:
- a CDS encoding amidase domain-containing protein; the protein is MVSYEGINNARPSKWKTASDEWHSLAGYALAAAKDLRDYGVKPLAENWTDEVGKAAAGKFEKLANQFEVAYDILLAVNMVADGMTTAIETAHSTMREAQQLADQYGLTIGVDGTITGPPVRNRTEAEELGPYRSQVLDLINQAVEQVTTADKLAAAEFTKLANQTGLTDPDKALNELQTHASHVQMEMLAADIPVGQDPTTVRQWWGGLTPQQRKDMMLAEPVLIANLDGIPEDVRTDLRGNGKYDRVKLVQYALDNWDKGDPTDFGNNCTNFVSNALHAAGMKEKTSFWEGTTDDDSWMIGNRTGNDWIDKKLAYSDNWTAAENNQNFMLQHGGQEVSRADVKPGDILYYEQSGPNDSIEKGNTHHAAIVTAVMPDGEIKYTQHTDSYQNVSLEGRINATEKHEGAQNVRIVRPNPDWY
- a CDS encoding vWA domain-containing protein encodes the protein MQILPFYLLCDESGSMTGDPIEAINSALPELHHEISTNPTVADKTRFCLIGFSDDAKVLQPLVDLSDIEEVPALAAGGLTSYGAAFRELLRCVEADVASLKAQGHEVYRPVAFFLSDGIPTDDGWERDHKDLLGSKYAPKIIAFGIGDAEAATIGQVANFRAFMQQDSTVSPAKALREFASSLTRSIVRSASSIPAGGGSGFTLAVDETVPGFSTVSLDKL
- a CDS encoding protein phosphatase 2C domain-containing protein; protein product: MNESEEAARLHWTPTDPHGFVVSDGTPPVRDDSSPVRDDYELPAPVQGADGPALTAAPAPALGAPAHSGPKAPSYPPVPQGLPAVTGDLAAAVLPDIVLDGAAYPGLSVRAASVRGDSHRYAGEPRQDALCVTRIGGGEQGGELLMLAVADGVGSAPRSHVGSNEACRLAARYLDHSTSLHESIRTGDAERFQHTADAVVRQIGNLLGDLALQHSERPDAFATTLRILLVPLDPRIRTRGFLAVGDGGTALLRRGYWHLDVVGDADDDKDSDVIDTRTAALPRARSAVTRLLHAHAGDVLVLSTDGLSSPLAGDSGMRDFLAGAWNGDEVPAPADFLWQFQYRVKSYDDDRTAVVLWEHGEAR